The stretch of DNA AATCAGGCGATAGAGGCGAACGAGCCCAATCAACAGGGACGTAGCGAGGGATTTCAGCATGAAGGATGGGAGGCGCACTATGACCAGTGTAGCTGTGCAGCAGGTGTTTATTTGGGCCGTTTATTGGGGCTGACGTTCTAAAATGTCGTGGATATATAGCTCCTGCACCAAAATCATGCCCACCAGGGCCAGGGGGGTAGCAACTAGCACCCCCAGCGGGCCAAACAGCAACCCCATGGCGACCACTGCGGTCAGCGTCAGTACCGGCGGCAAGTCGGCGGTCTTCATCTGCACGATTGGGGTGAGCACATTGCCCTCTACCTGCTGCACGATCAGGTAAAACACCGCCACGTACAGGGCCATCATGGGCCCTACGGTAAACCCCATGAGAATGGCGGGCACCGCCGACAGCAGTGCCCCTACCACCGGAATAAACTCAAATAGCCCAGTCAGCACCCCTAAGGCCAGGGCCAGGGGCACGCCCAGTAGGTGCAGGCCGACGCCGATGACTAGGGCGACCAGCACCATTGACACCAGTCGCCCCAGCAGCCACATTTTGAGACCGTTGATTACCTGGTCGATCACCTGGCGGGCACGGGGACGTCCCTGGAGAGGCACCAACTGCACCAGGCTAGACCGGTAGAGATGGGCATCGACGGACAAAAACAGGGCGGTGAAGAAAATAAAAAACAGGTTAGCCAAAATACCAAAACCTTCAGCAAAGGCTCCGGTCAATCTATTCAGAGTGTTTTGTATGCTGGGCAGGTTGCTGGTGTCGTTCAGGTCGTCGATTACTTCGGGGGGCATGTGATCGCTCCAAGGCCCCGAGGTGATAAAGTCTTGCAGCGAAACGAGGGCCGTCTCGACCTGCTCGACTAGATCGCCAAATTGCCCGATCACCGCCGGTACTAGCAGCACTAGGCTTAGCCCTAGCAGCACCAGTGCGATCGCCAGCACCACCCCCAGCGACCAGGGATGGGGGATGGGAGTCAAGCGTTGTACTTGTCCCGCTGCGAACCGCAGGGTGATCGCCAGCAGCACCCCTAAAAACAGCATGAGCAACACGTCGATTAAGACCCACAGCAGCAGTCCTAAGACTCCCAGTAGGGCCAGGGCCATGGTGATTAGTACTATTCGTTGCAGATCGGCACCGCTATTTTTGGCCATAGTGCCCCTAGGATTGCCCCTGAAGATTGGTTGTTGGTTGTTCCAATGCGCGGTTCATGTCCGCTTACTTCATAGAAAACTGTTGCGATCGCTCTGCCACCCCCCCTAGGAGAGAGGTGAGGCTAAATGCTTGCCAATCGTTACGTTCTCCTACGTACTAACCGATCATCTCCGTCGAACTTAGGTCAACCGGGGGAGCATGTTACTCAGATTCAGAGAACGGCTCGGTGACGCCTGTCCAATTAAAGTCATTGATTTGAAGCCCGAAGGAGCCCGTCTCACGGGTAGGGCTGTAGCGCAAAAAGATGGAATAGGTGCGTCGCTGATATTGCAGGAGAAGATCGGTATTGATTTCTTCTTGCTCGGTTAGGTTGTAGGAGGTTTGGAAGCCGATTAAGACCGGCCCAAAGAGCTGCATGACTAGTCCACCGGATAGCACTTGGCGATCGCGCAATTCGTCAAAGATAAAGGGCGACTTGGGGCCCTCCGGCGTGATGGAGTAGGTGAGGTTAAAGGCTAGATAGTCGAAGGCATCATCGGAGAGATGGCCTAGCTGCCCGCGCACGCCGATCGCGGCGGTGATCCCTGCCTGGGTATCTCCACTGCTGTAAAAGCCCGTAAAACCTTGGAGACGGGTGATGAGATCAAGCGAAGGAACGAGAGGTGTGGGTGTAAACCGCAGTCCTTCCTCTCGGGTCGCGGGTAGGGCCTCCCCTGTCCATAGGCGAAAGCTACGGGAGAGGGTGAAGCCAGCTTCATAGCGGGTGAGGGTGGCGCGGTTATTGGTGCGTGGGCGAGGAGGCAGAAGATCCTCTCGACGCTCTTCACGAATGTTGGCGTTAATGCGGTTGATGCTGGCTTGATAGGTGAGGTTGATCCCCGTATTGCCGAGTTGATAGGTCGGGGACGTGAGCAGTAGCCCGTAGCTCCACTGTACGTTTTGGGAGCCTAGACTACCGTTGAAGACGCGATCGCGGTAGGCAGACTGGAACGAGAGGGTATGGCGGTTAATAGACTGACTAATGCGAAGCTGAGCCCGGATGCGTTCGTCGTAGTCCTCTTCTTCAAAGTTGAGGCTGGTAAGTTCGACTTGCCCCGCTAGGCGAGTGGTGGGGCTAAGCTGCATGTCGAGCCGCCCCGTCACGCCGTAGAGCGATGAGTCTGATAGATCAAACCCTTGATCAAAAGCGCGCTGAATATAAAACTGCGGCGTAATCTGGACGCGAATCAGGGGCTCGTTGAGCACTTCGAAGGTGCGCTCGATAAAGACTCCGTCGCGATCGCGTTCATCAATACCGATGGAAATGGGCAGGGGGCTACTGCGCTCTTGGTCGTCAATAATGACGCGATCGCGGAGGAGCGGTAGGGAAAATCCTTGGTCGAAGACCATGCGCGGATTGCGGGCCCGAATTTCGCTGCGTGTGGGCGATAGGCGGGTAAAGGTCACCAGGTTGGAGCGAATCTCTAGTTCTGGAGGAGAGAAAGGATCGTTGGTGAGCCGCACGTTGGTGGCTGTCCAACCGCCGGGGTAAAACTCGATCTGCTCGGCTTCAAAGCGAACACGTTCAACGCCTCCACCCGTTTGTTGTCCTACTATGCTGCTGCCTTCACCGATCGACAAGCTGCTGGTGGAGTTGACGGTGAGGGGTAAGAAGTCTTCAGTGGTTTCTGATTCGGGATCCTCGGCGAGTAGGTCGCCATCAGCCGGTCGAGGGGTTGCCGGGGGATCGTCGGTGGGAGATGTTTGACCGCTGGCATTGAAGACGGTGCCTTCTCGGCGCACGAAGTTATACTCCATGCGATCGCCCTGGAGCAGTTGACCGGGTTCGATGTAGACTACGTTGCCATCGGCGACGGCTAGCCGATTGACCAAATTAACCCGCAGGCGATCGGCCTGCAGAATCGAATCTTGGTAACGCATTTCCACGTTGCCTTCGGCCACAAAAACCTGCTGGGTTTCATCAAAGTCTTGGCGGTCGGCGGTGAGTTCTACGATGTCTTGAGCTGGTTCAACCGGGATGGGAGCATCGCTGGGGATGGGGGGCTCGGTTGCTGGAGGCGGGGTGGACGGGTCGGGGATCACCAAGGTGGGGCGATCGCTGTCTTCGGGTGGAAGAACCTCGTCAAGCTCGTCGGTTACCTCCGGGTCTAGCCCAGGAGGCAATGTGGGTAGGGTGGGGCGATCGCTGTCTTCAAGCTCGGGAAGATCCTCCCGTTCAAACTCAAGATCTGGCGGCAGGCTTGGCAAGGGTGGACGATCATCGTCCGGTATCTCCGGTAGGTCTTCGTTGGGCAAGTCCTCAATCGCGTCGGGGATCGCGTTGGGGATCGCGTCGGGTTCGTGGGATGGCGTGGAAGGAAAGGGAGCAAAAATTGGATCGGGACGAGTCAGATCGGTTTCAGAGGCAGGCGCATCATCGTCCTCTGCTGTCTCTTGCTCTTCAGAAGAGGGCTGAGCTGTAGGTAATTGCGTAAGCTGTCGCTCTAGTTGCTCCAGCAATGCACTGGGCATGGGTAGAGTGCTGAGCCCATGGACGGGGCTATCCGGCGGCAGTTGATGAGAGGTCAACCCATCGAGTTCTGGCAGAGACGTTGGGGATGTAACCCTGTCTGGTTCAGGGGTGGCGGACGAGGGCATCGTCGCTAGATCGGAGGTTGATGTGCCGGATGGAGACGCTGTCCCTTGATCTATCCCTTGGCTTGGACTGACCGTGGCTGGTTGAGGCGTGAACGGCGCATCTGCATGGGGATAGTCCCATGTGCTTATGGATGGAGTTCCTAGCTCCTCCAAGGGCGTTAGGCTGACGGTCAGACCAGGATCCGCCTGCCAGGCTGACGGCTGTAGCTCTAACGGTGGCCCTAAAACCGATGGCGGCGCGGTTGGGGCGTTGGCGATCGCAGGTAGGTCAGGCGTTGTGCTGGCAGGAAGCCGCTCAGCCGTAACGATCAGCTCGGGTGGCGAAGGAGCAGGGATAATCGCTGGATCGATGGCATGGAGATAGGCATTGGCAACAGTCGCTGTCGGCGTTTGGCCCGAAGCCGAGTCTGATTCATTGGACTCTGGGGATTCTAAAACCCTGACAATGGGAGGCGGGGGAGGTGGCTCAACCAGATATGGCATAGACATCTTAAGGGCAAACTAAAGGGCAGCTCAACAAATCATCACAAGCTGCCCTTCTTCAACATCATCTCGTTCAATCAATTCATGAATTGACTAACGCTCTTATTCAAAATCCCGACGGTTAGGGTTCCGAGCCGGGTCATTTGAAAGAAACCCAAAGACAAACAGGGCGATGAAAAATCCGACTACGACGTAAACAGCGATTTTAAGGGTCAGCATGGGAATATCTCCAAACAGTTGCCGTCATCAAGCTTTATTATCATACGAAATGACGTGGCCTTTTGCCGAGAGTTTCCTGGGTAGCCCAAGTTGCCTCAGGGGCGCGATCGCTGCACATGTGTCTGAACCCAGTGCCAAAGGGATGTGGCCCGTTCTTCTAGCCACACCATACTTAGATCTAGCCATTCCAAGACTTGTTCGAGGGGATGCTTCACATAGCCCATGACCAGAGCATCGGTTTCGATCCAGTCGGGTTCTCCAGGATCAACGCCGCTAGGCTGGGAATAGATCAAGCTCTCGGCGGGGCTGTCGGGGCTAGCAGGCGCATCGGTGTGCAGCGACGCGGGTTGCTGGGTTTGCAGGGGGGCGGGAGAGGGCTGGGTTGGCTGAAGTGCTTGATAGGGCGTGATCCAGCCGGGGGCTATCCGGGCGGTCGGCGCTGTTGGCCCATGGGTTTCCCAGTCTTCATAGCGCAGACCCCACGATGCGGCTGGATCCGGGGTGGGGTTGGTGGGCACGAGGGCAGAGGTCTCGGGATTCCAGAAGGTGCGCAGGGTCTGCCAGGGCGATCGCTGGGGCCTAGGGATCCGGCGTTCTGGCAGGGCCTGGGCTTCTTGGAATAGATTGGCGGCGATCGCCACTGGCCCAGTCTGCATCCAGGCGATCGCTTGGTTCATCCAGCGCATGGGCGGCAGGACGCGATCGTCGGTCATGGGTAGAGCTAGACCCTGAGTCGGTGGGGCATAGATGCGCTGCTGGTGATAATAGTCGGCTAGGGCTAAGACCATGCGGTGCTGGAGGCGAGTCTGTTGCTCCGGCGTCAGGCAGTCCACCACGCTGTTTTCACTGCCAACGAGGACAAGGGCTTGGCTCGTCACCTGGCAGGCCAGACCTTGGATGACTTGGGTGGTCTCGCCCTGCTGCAGGTAGAGGCGACCGGCAGGTAGAGCCAGGGGCGCAGCGGGTTTGAATCGGGATATGAGCGATCGCAGCCAGTTTTGTAGGCGGGGCGGATGGGGTTCAGGAACGGCTGCAGGATCGGGGATCGCTTGGGCAGGGTCTGACGGCAGCTCTAGGTCATCCTCCCAGATGGCGGGCAGATCTAGCGACGGCAGCGATCGCAGGGTGGCTTGCAGGGGTGTGTCAGCGGTGGGCGGTGGGGACGAAGTTCCCAGTTGGGGTAAGACCCGCCGCACGGTTTGCCGCAGTTGTCGTCCTAAAACGCGGGTCGTTTGGGTAGCTACATAGAAGGGATAGAGCAGCACCTGCACCCCCCAAACCATGGCGACCGCACTTTTGCGCCAGTTTAGCTGCAGGTCGTCCCGCAGACGGCGGTAGTTTTGAGTTAATTGATTTAAAATGCGGCTTTGATAGGGCCCTGTGGTCATGGTGCGATCGTCCTATCGATGGAGGTGTGGTGCTCGAACCCATACACTGAAACAGAAGGCTGCGCGGCAAAGTTGCTAATCAGAAGTGGTGAAGAACCGTCCGCTAGCTGTAGCTCAATCCTATCTCGAATCTTGCCCAGACCCATGATTGATTCTGTTGCCGATGCGGTCACCTGTATGACCCAAGCGAGCGATCGCCTGCGCGGCCTCACCCAGGCTGTCATCCAATCCACCTGGCAGGCGGTCTACGTGCCCGACCTGACCCCACCCACCCAGTCGGCTCCCTGGGCGATCGCTCCTGTGAATGAGCGGGGGCATGTGGCCTGGGCGAAGGGGCAGCAGGTGCTGTGGCTACGGCAGGTGATCCGAGTGTCAACCGCTCTCGATGGCTATCCCCTGGCGGGATTGACGCTGCGGCTGTCGCTGCTGTGGTGGGCCGAGGTTGCCCAGATTTTTGTGGATGGTCGCTTGGTGCAGGAAGGGGACTTGTTTGACTGTGCCGTGCGGCTGATGCTCAGCGAGGCGGTGCAGCCAGGGCAGGACTTTGAGGTGGCGCTGCGGTTGGTGAGTCCGGGGCATGATGACGGAGCCTTGGTGACCTCCATTTGTCTGTACGAAAATCCCCAGGGTGGTCTGGAGCCGGTGCCGGAGCCGGGCTTTGTGGCGGATGAACTCACGGTAATGCTGCAGTACTATCAATATTTGGCTCCTGAGAAACTAGAGGCGATCGCCCATGTTGTCTATGACATACCTTGGGATGCCCGTACTCACCGAGCTGCCTTTGATCAAGCCTTGGCGGGATTGCGCGATCGCCTGCGCCCCTTGGGTGACCTGCTCAAGCAGCGGACAATCTCGGCCCTAGGCCATGCCCATTTGGATCTAGCCTGGCTCTGGCCAATTCCGGAAACCTGGGAAGTGGCAGAACGCACCTTCCAATCGGTGTTGGATCTGCAGGCAGCGTTCCCTGAACTGCTGTTTGGTCATTCCACCCCGGCTCTCTACGCCTGGCTGGAGGAGCATCGTCCCGAGATGTTCGCCCACATCCAGCAGCAGATTCAGCAGCAGCGCTGGGAGGTGATTGCTGGCCTGTGGGTGGAGCCGGAGCTGATGATTGTTCAAGGAGAATCAATCGTCCGGCAAGTGCTCTATGGTCAGCGCTACTGCCGCGATCGCTTTGGTGACTACAGTGCCGTGGCCTGGCTGCCCGACAGCTTTGGCTTTTGTGCCCAACTGCCGCAGATTTTTAGCCAAGGCGGCATTCGCTACTTTGCCACCCTGAAGCTGGACTGGAACGACACCACCCAATTTCCCCATCGTTTGTTCCAATGGCGATCGCCCGATGGTAGCCAGATGTTGAGTATGATGCTGCCGCCGATTGGTGTGGGTATTGATCCCATCAAAATGAGCCAGGTGGCTGGACATTGGGAACAGCAAACCCAGGTGCAGGAATCGCTGTGGCTGCCCGGCGTGGGCGACCATGGCGGTGGCCCCAGCCGCGACATGCTAGAGGTGGCACGGCGCTGGCAGCGATCGCCCTTTTTCCCAACCCTGACCTTTGATCGGGTGCATTCGGTGATGGATCGCCTGGCCGCATCCTCAACGTCTCTCCCCGTTTGGCAAGACGAGCTGTATTTAGAACTCCATCGCGGTTGCTACACCACCCACGCCGATCAGAAGTGGTACAATCGCCGCTGTGAAGAGGCTCTTTACCAAGCGGAACTGTGGTCGAGTCTGGCTACCCTAGTGACCGCCTGCGACTATCCGGCAGCGGACTTGGAAACGGCTTGGAAACAGGTCTTATTTAACCAATTCCACGATATCTTACCCGGCACTTCCATTCCTGAGGTGTTTGTTGATGTCAATCAGACCTGGCAAGCGGCCCTCGAAACCGGACAGGATCTTCGCGATCGCGCCCTAGAAGCGATCGCCCGCCGGATTGATGCAACGCCTCCTAGATCAGATGCTCGTCCGGTGCTGTTGGTGAATTCCTTATCTAAAGAGCAATCGGCGGTGGTGGCGTTATCCTTACCCGATGCGAATTGGATGGCCATAGATCACCAAGGTCAACCCCTACCGGCCCAGCGCAGCGGCACGATAGACGCTCCTAACCTTTTGGTTTCAGTCACGGTGCCCAGTGTGGGCTATTGCCTGGTGTGGCTGGTGCCGGAAACCTCGATGGCAGTACCAGGAACTAGCGATCGCCCAGACCACTGGTGTTTAGAGAATGACCATCTCCGGGTGCAGATTGATCCCGAAACCGGCAATATTGCTAGCCTCTATGATTGCCAGAGCGATCGCTCCGTGCTCAAGGCTCCCGGCAATCAGCTTCAAGCCTTTCGCGATCGCGGTCAATATTGGGATGCCTGGAACATCGCCCCCGACTATGCCGACCATCCCCTACCGCCCCCAACTCTAGTCTCCATCCAGTGGCAGGAGTGGGGCCCTCTGCGCCAACGGCTGCGGGTGGTGCGCCATCTGGGGCAGTCTACGATCACCCAGGACTATGTGCTAGATGCGCGATCGCCCCTTCTGCTTATTGAAACCCAGGTGGACTGGCAAGAAGAGCAGGTGGTCTTGAAAGCTGCCTTTCCTTTAGCGATCGCTGCTGATGTGGCGACCTATGATGCTCCCTTTGCAGCGATTGAGCGATCGACCCGACCCACAACGCCAGCGGAGCAGGCCAAGTGGGAAGTGCCGGCGCTGCATTGGGCAGATGTGACCCAGGCGCATGGGGACTACGGCGTCAGTCTGCTCAGCGATACGAAGCATGGCTACGATAGCCAGCCCAGCCAACTGCGCCTAACGTTGCTGAAGGCTCCCCTCTGGCCAGACCCTCAAGCCGATCGCGGTCATCACCAGTTTACCTACGCTATTTATCCTCATTGTGGCAGTTGGCAAGCTGCCCACACGGTTCACCATGGTAAGTATCTGAATCAACCCATCCAAGCGATCGCTCTCCCTGGAGTTGGAGATACGCCGACTCTGCCACCGGTGGGCAGCTTTTTGGAACTGCCCGATAATTTGATTCTGGCGTCCTTGAAGCGATCGGAGGACTCGCCGAACCATTGGATTATCCGTACCTATGAATGCCATGGACAACCTGCGCCGAGGGTTGATTGGGCAAATCTTGGTCTGCTCTCGGCCTATGTCGATCCTCAGTCGGTGCGGCCGGTTAATCTATTGGAGGAAGAGCAAGCCCTGGAGGTTCCCTCAGATCGTCCGTGGGCGATCGCGTCTGTAAACCTCCGCGCAATCTAAAAGATAGGCTAGACTTGATATGCCTAGCAGGCGATCGATCAACCTACGGATTCTGCATCTCATCCAATTTGATATACAGGACAACCCATGTCTACTAATGATTTTTTGTTGTTCATTGATGCAAATAAATACTTAGACTTGTATCGTATAGATCAAGGAAAAAAGCTGCTTGCACCCTTAGGAGAGCAGGTAGATTATATTTTCGTGACACAACAAATTGTTAATGAAGTCCAGCGTAACAAGATCCTAGTAGCAGCCGACTTCTTGAAGGAAAAGGTTAAGGAACTGAAGCTGAAGACTTTTAACTTGCCAGATCACTTGTCTGCGAGTATTGATCATCGCACGGAAATTCTCCATCAAATGAGCGAGATTTCTCAAAATATTAAGAAAGTAAATGCTGAGATAGATGCTTTGGTATTAAGCATCATGGAGCAAATCAGTCGCTCAGAAGATGAAGTATCAAAGGCACTCTCTCCAATTTTTGCTAATGCTATTCCTCATTCTTCTGAAGAATTACAAAGAGCGAGAGAACGTAGGGAGCTTGGCAATCCGCCAGGAAAAATTACTAATCCGATAGGTGATCAACTGACTTGGGAGCAGATTCTTACTCGTTTTAAAGGTAAAAAACGGCTATGGATTATTTCCAGAGATGGTGACTACGGCACTGTCTACGGTGGTCAAGGCTTCGTGAACCATTTTCTCTATAACGAACTATGTAGCATTACACCTGAACCTGAGGTCTATCTCTTTCAAGATATTGTTGAGGGCATCAGTCATTTTGTTGATACAACCAGGGTTAAGGCAGACAATCGCTTGACCCCTGAAGAAGTAGAAGAGATTGAGAGGGAAGAAAAGTCTTTGCCCAACCTGACTCAACTAAATAAAAATCTACTACAGGCAATTGAAAGTGTGAGACAGCTTAGCCATCTAAATGAAAGTGCGCTTAGCCAGCCAAATGGAAGTGTGCTTAGCCAGCTAAGCGAAAGTGTGAGACAGCTTAGCCAGCCACATAAAAGTGTGCTATGGGCAATCGAAAGTGTAAGACAGTTTAATCAGCCAAGTGAAAGCATGCAGCAGGCAATCGACAGTCTGATTAATCAGCCAAGTGAAAGTATACAGCAGGCAATCGACAGTCTGACTCAACAAAACGAAGGTTTGTTAAGAGTATTTAGTGAAGCTCAAAAAAATTCGAGCCAGATATATCAACCTTTAGAGAACACTCAGGAAGAATTAAAGGAAGAAAACGAAAAGCCTAGAATTTTTCCGCCATCATCCAGAGAAAGTGAGAACGGCGAAGAAGATTTGGGATGATTTCAGAACTAGGCAAAAAGTATTAAAAAGGCTTTAAAGCGCCTAATGCAAATCCGTTAAGATATGCTTTCATTTTTCATGCCTTAACCCAATAACACTGATTGATTAGGTAAACACGATAGAGGTCTTAAAACCGATGACGTTTAGCGATGTGGTCGAGGTAGTCAAAAGCCTTTCTACAGATGAAAAGCGTGAAATTCAGTTTTTATTGCAACAATATATCCGCGAGGAACGCCGTGATGAGATGTATGCTAACTTCAAGGCAACTCAAGTTGAACAGCAAAAAGGTGAGTTGAAGTTTTCCTCCAATATTAAGGAGTTGCAACAATTGATATTGGAGTGATTGTGGAAGTCAGTGTCGCCGGTTGGTTAATCTGTTGGAGGAAAAGCAAGTCTTGGATGTCTACTTAGCTTGTCCTTGGGCGATCGCTCCTCCCAACCTACACTCAATCTACGGGATAGGCTAGACTTGATGCACCTTGCAAGCGATCGCTCTGCCACAGGAGCTAAATCTGGACGCCTCGTACTTATGGAGGTGCGATCGCGGATTTGGCTTTAGATGGGCTGTACTGAGTTGGCTGAGACGAAGCTCTTAAGCCTTTATCACGTTAGATTTTGATATAGTTGTATACAGTTTAGCTTTTTGCAAGAGATTGGGGCTATGCGGTCAATTGAGCAACTGACTGAGAAACTATTGTCCTTGCCTAGCAAGTCAAGAGCACTCTTGGCAGACAAGTTGGTGGAAAGCTTAGAGTTAGATGCCGACTCAATCATTCAGGTAGTCTGGTTAATCGAAGCTAGGCTTCGAAGAGACGAGGTGCGAAATGGTTCTATTCAACCCATTTCAGGGGACGATGCTTTGGCGCAAGCTAGACGACGGATTGAGCCATGAGATATGTATTTTATCCTGCAAGGAGGAATAAAAATGCCGACTAATGCTTCGTTAGAGGAACGTCTTGCAGCAATAGAAGCTGCGATCGCTCAATTGCAGCAGCAAACTGAAATCTCTCAACAGGTGAACTGGCTGCAACAAATTACCGGGTCATTCAAGGATGAGCCTGCCTTTGAAGAGGTACTTGCCTATGGACGAGCAATCCGCCAAGGGAATGAGTCTCTACTGGCTGAGTACTAGAAATTAAGTCGAATCCAGGCATTTAGCGCTAGCATGTATTTACATCGTCAATACATATTGCCTACAATATAGGGCATGGATGTATATTTCGTGCTCAATGGCATTACCTTCGCTTGGAATGACGAGAAGGCTAGGGTTAATCCCCTAAAGCATAATGGAGTTACCTTCCAGCAAGCTGCGGAGGCTTTCTTCGATCCATTCCTTATGGTGGTTGATGCAAGTCGCAATGATGAAGCCCGCGATGCTGTCATTGGTTTGGACAGACGCTGGAATCTTTTATATGTCGTCTATATCGAGCGTGAAAACGACACCATTAGGATTATTTCGGCACGCAAAGCGACAAGCAAGGAACGTGAGTACTATGAAGGTTGATGCTTTGAAACAACGCTTGAATAGAGATCGGCCCATGACAGCGATTACGATTCGGATGCCAGACGATGTGATTGAAGATCTGAAGCGTCTAGCTCCACTATTGGGTTTTTCGGGGTATCAGCCATTGGCACGGGCCTACATTGGTCAAGGGCTGCGTGCCGACCTTGAGCGATTAGAGGGCGATACTGTCTCTGCGTTGATTGCCAGCTTGAAGCGCCATGGTGTGAGTGATGAAGTCCTTCAGGAAGCACTGGATGAGGCTACGCAGCGCTAGCTTAGAACTCAATGGTGCGGACGGAACCATCCATCTGTGGGAATTCGACTGAATTCGACTGCAGGCAACGATCTCTGCTCTACCATGCTCATCGGCTTATGGCAGATGTTTCGTGGCTAAATCAGGTATCCTATCGGTCACTAGTACTTTGATACAGAAGTAACCCGCCTATTTGCTAAGGCGGAAAACCTTGTGTGTCCTGGATTTTTTCGTTCTTCTGTTTTGCAGCACGAACCTAGGCGCTGGCGGGCAGTCGGTAGGTGACTTTGCTATCGTTAACTACGATGCTGCCTTGCTTTTCCAGATGTTTCATCAACAGATCTAAATCCCGAGGCGCTAGCTTTTTGGCAAATAAAGCGTGAATTGAATTGCTGAGGGTTGTCACCGTTCTAGGGCGAGAGTTCCCTCGTTTGGATAAGTCCTCAATGATCACCTTGATGCGTTCTTCGGTGCTATCAGGAGACTCTGGCGCTAGTGCTTTTGCCAAGGGAATATCTGTAATCGCTGGATGTCTCTGAATAAGGATTTGCTTGCTTTTCAGATGCTTGACCAATGGATCATATCCCGTATCCTTGGAAATAATATGGAAGTAGTGATCGGGGGATGCTTGGGAAAGTTGACCGATGTAGAAGGCAAGATGGAAGTCTAGAGAATTCGATCCGCAGTTTTCAATTTTGATGTAGCGACCGCGATCGCCCATCTGCTGTAAGGAA from Leptolyngbya sp. CCY15150 encodes:
- a CDS encoding PIN domain-containing protein is translated as MKINHVLVDYENVQPPNLYALQDPIFRAMVFIGCNQSKVPFEFADSLQQMGDRGRYIKIENCGSNSLDFHLAFYIGQLSQASPDHYFHIISKDTGYDPLVKHLKSKQILIQRHPAITDIPLAKALAPESPDSTEERIKVIIEDLSKRGNSRPRTVTTLSNSIHALFAKKLAPRDLDLLMKHLEKQGSIVVNDSKVTYRLPASA
- a CDS encoding BrnT family toxin, which codes for MDVYFVLNGITFAWNDEKARVNPLKHNGVTFQQAAEAFFDPFLMVVDASRNDEARDAVIGLDRRWNLLYVVYIERENDTIRIISARKATSKEREYYEG